In a single window of the Euleptes europaea isolate rEulEur1 chromosome 4, rEulEur1.hap1, whole genome shotgun sequence genome:
- the GNG10 gene encoding guanine nucleotide-binding protein G(I)/G(S)/G(O) subunit gamma-10: MSSTSSLNSMQRLVEQLKAEAGVERIRVSQAAAELQQYCMQNACKDALLVGVPAGSNPFREPRSCALL, from the exons ATGTCGTCCACCTCCAGCCTCAACAGCATGCAGCGCCTGGTGGAGCAGCTGAAAGCGGAGGCCGGCGTCGAAAGGATCCGG GTCTCTCAGGCAGCGGCGGAGCTTCAGCAATACTGTATGCAGAATGCCTGCAAAGATGCGTTGCTGGTTGGAGTCCCCGCAGGAAGCAATCCGTTTCGGGAGCCCAGGTCCTGCGCATTGCTCTGA